AGGTGGACGATGAGACCACACGGCAGCCCGGAGAGTTTGGAACGGCGTCGGCATCGCGCTCTGGCCGTGTTGCGGGAGGGGTTTCTTCCGGTCGAAGTGGCGCGGAAGCTGAAGGTAGACCGTCGATCGGTCCGTCGCTGGCGAGCGAGTCATGACGCGGAAGGCATCGAGGGGATCGCCGCCAAGCCGGTGCCCGGTCGCCCTCGCAAGCTGACGGACCCGCAGCGAGCCGCGCTCGGTCGTCTGCTGCTTGGGGGAGCGGAGGCCCAAGGATTCCCGAC
This region of Candidatus Eisenbacteria bacterium genomic DNA includes:
- a CDS encoding IS630 family transposase, whose amino-acid sequence is MRPHGSPESLERRRHRALAVLREGFLPVEVARKLKVDRRSVRRWRASHDAEGIEGIAAKPVPGRPRKLTDPQRAALGRLLLGGAEAQGFPTNLWTCARVAAVIRRRFRVRYHPHHVARLLHALGFSPQKPERRARERDEAEIQRWVKEEWPRT